One Leisingera sp. M658 genomic window carries:
- a CDS encoding DUF2842 domain-containing protein: MAEETGLSYKARRRWALVILLVGMPVYIVAAVTVMNMLDRPPLWLELLIYVALGVVWVLPFKFVFRGVGKEDPGAEQE, encoded by the coding sequence ATGGCTGAGGAAACAGGCCTGAGCTATAAGGCCCGGCGGCGCTGGGCACTGGTTATCCTGCTGGTCGGGATGCCGGTTTACATCGTGGCTGCGGTGACGGTGATGAATATGCTGGACCGGCCGCCGTTGTGGCTGGAGCTGCTGATTTATGTAGCGCTGGGGGTTGTCTGGGTGCTGCCGTTCAAATTTGTGTTCCGCGGTGTCGGCAAGGAAGATCCGGGCGCGGAACAGGAATAA